From a region of the Bradyrhizobium diazoefficiens genome:
- a CDS encoding Crp/Fnr family transcriptional regulator yields MLQAANVVRGGVPPAVRPAGSSSLLLTENQQWIGGPPPLMDKLSPRERELVLRQGRRKVLNRGQTLFSQGGKHDGIWLIESGRIRVFYTSPLGREITLAYWHAGNFVGGPEVFEGTVHQWSGVASSNCSVVHLPGKELRSLAAEIPNLAIGLIEGLTFKGKCYSALAQMLGTRSITQRLAHLLLHLVDLYGVEDADGRVIAAAFTHADIAHMVGATRQWVTISLKRMQEKGIVVTKRSQIVVCRTDVLVEMRGHASD; encoded by the coding sequence ATGTTGCAGGCGGCAAATGTGGTTCGCGGGGGTGTTCCCCCGGCAGTCCGGCCGGCAGGCAGCTCTTCGCTGCTGCTCACCGAAAACCAGCAATGGATCGGCGGCCCGCCGCCGCTGATGGACAAGCTCTCACCGCGGGAACGCGAGCTTGTGCTGAGGCAGGGCAGGCGAAAGGTGCTCAACCGCGGCCAGACCCTGTTCAGCCAGGGCGGTAAGCATGACGGCATCTGGCTGATCGAGAGCGGCCGCATCCGGGTGTTCTATACCTCCCCTCTCGGGCGCGAAATCACGCTCGCTTATTGGCATGCCGGCAATTTCGTCGGCGGGCCCGAAGTATTCGAAGGCACCGTGCACCAATGGTCCGGCGTCGCATCCAGCAATTGCAGCGTGGTGCACCTGCCCGGAAAGGAGTTGCGGTCCCTTGCCGCAGAGATCCCGAACCTTGCCATCGGCCTGATCGAGGGCCTCACCTTCAAGGGCAAGTGCTATTCGGCCCTGGCACAGATGCTGGGAACACGCTCGATCACGCAACGCCTCGCACACCTGCTGCTGCATCTCGTCGATCTCTACGGCGTCGAGGACGCCGACGGACGAGTGATCGCTGCCGCTTTCACCCATGCCGACATCGCCCACATGGTCGGTGCGACCCGGCAATGGGTCACGATCAGCCTGAAGCGCATGCAGGAAAAGGGAATCGTCGTGACCAAGCGGTCGCAGATCGTGGTCTGCCGGACCGACGTGCTGGTGGAGATGCGTGGACACGCATCTGATTAA
- a CDS encoding fumarylacetoacetate hydrolase family protein has protein sequence MTTLTVKDLLPEDGTRGTLAGRVWLPQVNGPAVVAVRGDGVFDVTARFPTISALCEEDHPAKALAATKGDRIGDLEAIVANTAPDGRDPNKPWLLAPVDLQTLKAAGVTFAISMLERVIEERAKGNPASAEAIRKEVTRLIGDDLSKLKPGSDQAMHLKQVLIDQNAWSQYLEVGIGPDAEVFTKAPTLSSVGTGMDAGLHPKSTWNNPEPELVLFVSSRGKIVGGALGNDVNLRDFEGRSALLLSKAKDNNASCAIGPLLRLFDDSFTLDDARKLDISLNVKGADGFVLDGHSSIRKISRDPTDLVEQTIGKVHQYPDGFVLFLGTMFAPVKDRDAPGQGFTHKRDDIVTIAAPQLGKLVNRMRTSDECEPWIFGIGALMKNLAQRKLI, from the coding sequence ATGACGACATTGACGGTGAAAGATCTTCTCCCCGAGGATGGCACAAGGGGAACGTTGGCCGGCCGTGTCTGGCTGCCGCAGGTGAACGGTCCGGCCGTGGTCGCCGTGCGCGGCGATGGTGTGTTCGACGTCACTGCCAGGTTTCCGACCATCAGCGCGCTCTGCGAGGAGGATCATCCGGCCAAGGCGCTTGCCGCAACCAAGGGCGATCGCATCGGCGATCTCGAAGCCATCGTCGCCAACACCGCGCCCGATGGGCGCGATCCGAACAAGCCGTGGCTGCTTGCACCGGTCGATCTGCAGACGCTGAAGGCGGCCGGTGTCACTTTCGCGATCTCGATGCTGGAGCGCGTGATCGAGGAGCGCGCCAAGGGCAATCCGGCCTCGGCTGAAGCGATCCGGAAAGAAGTGACGCGGCTGATCGGCGACGATCTGTCAAAGCTCAAGCCGGGCTCGGATCAGGCGATGCATCTGAAGCAGGTGCTGATCGATCAGAATGCCTGGAGCCAATATCTCGAAGTCGGCATCGGCCCCGACGCCGAAGTGTTCACGAAGGCGCCGACCTTGTCCTCGGTCGGCACCGGCATGGACGCCGGGCTGCATCCGAAATCGACCTGGAACAACCCCGAGCCTGAGCTCGTGCTGTTCGTCTCCAGCCGCGGCAAGATCGTCGGTGGCGCGCTCGGCAACGACGTCAACCTGCGCGACTTCGAGGGTCGGTCGGCGCTGCTGCTGTCGAAGGCGAAGGACAACAATGCCTCGTGCGCGATCGGCCCGTTGCTGCGTCTGTTCGACGACAGCTTTACGCTCGACGATGCGCGCAAGCTCGACATCAGCCTGAACGTCAAGGGCGCGGACGGCTTCGTCCTCGATGGTCATTCCTCGATCCGCAAGATCAGCCGCGATCCGACCGACCTCGTCGAGCAGACCATCGGCAAGGTGCACCAATATCCTGATGGTTTCGTGCTGTTTCTCGGCACGATGTTCGCGCCGGTCAAGGATCGCGATGCGCCAGGGCAGGGATTCACCCACAAGCGCGACGACATCGTCACGATCGCTGCGCCCCAGCTTGGCAAGCTCGTCAACCGCATGCGCACCAGCGACGAGTGCGAGCCCTGGATCTTTGGAATCGGTGCGCTGATGAAGAACCTGGCGCAGCGCAAGCTGATTTAG
- a CDS encoding ABC transporter ATP-binding protein, with amino-acid sequence MSDMIANVRKGSVEVKNFSLAYETIEGPVQAVTDTEIHVKPGEFVSIVGPSGCGKSTLLNAVAGFLKPTTGKVTVDGERVNGPSAERGMVFQQYSLFPWKTVRENVEFGLKMRGMARSQRERAARTLLGLAGLEAFEKHYPEKLSGGMKQRVGIVRALATGPKVLLLDEPFGALDAQTRVIMQQILTNMWQRLKISVLFVTHDIDEAIFLSDRVYCMTARPGSIKAEIPIPLERPRQQSMMMSSEFLALRRGLMSLIREESLKAMGGEINDMGMQGLNIELHGHSLADVI; translated from the coding sequence ATGAGCGATATGATCGCGAACGTTCGGAAGGGCTCCGTCGAGGTCAAGAACTTCTCCCTCGCCTATGAGACGATCGAGGGTCCGGTACAGGCCGTGACCGACACGGAGATCCACGTGAAGCCCGGCGAATTCGTCTCGATTGTCGGGCCCTCCGGCTGCGGAAAATCGACCCTGCTCAATGCGGTCGCCGGCTTTCTCAAGCCGACCACCGGAAAGGTCACCGTCGACGGCGAGCGCGTGAACGGCCCCAGCGCCGAACGCGGCATGGTGTTCCAGCAATATTCGCTGTTTCCCTGGAAAACGGTGCGGGAGAACGTGGAGTTCGGCCTGAAGATGCGCGGCATGGCACGCTCGCAGCGCGAGCGTGCCGCGCGCACACTGCTCGGCCTCGCAGGGTTGGAAGCCTTCGAGAAGCATTATCCGGAAAAGCTCTCCGGTGGCATGAAGCAGCGCGTCGGTATCGTCCGCGCGCTCGCCACGGGCCCGAAAGTGCTGCTGCTCGACGAGCCGTTCGGCGCGCTCGACGCGCAGACCCGCGTCATCATGCAGCAGATCCTCACCAACATGTGGCAGCGGCTGAAGATCTCGGTGCTGTTCGTCACCCACGACATCGACGAAGCGATCTTCCTCTCCGACCGCGTCTACTGCATGACCGCGCGCCCCGGCTCGATCAAGGCGGAGATCCCGATCCCGCTGGAACGGCCGCGGCAGCAATCGATGATGATGTCATCGGAGTTCCTGGCGCTGCGCCGCGGACTGATGTCGCTGATCCGCGAGGAAAGTCTGAAGGCAATGGGCGGCGAGATCAACGACATGGGCATGCAGGGCCTCAACATCGAGCTGCACGGTCATTCGCTGGCCGACGTGATTTAG
- a CDS encoding ferredoxin--NADP reductase → MSAFQKETVLSVRHWTESLFSFTATRDPGFRFQNGQFAMIGLEVAGRPLMRAYSMASANHEEALEFFSIKVQDGPLTSRLQKIREGDIILVGRKATGTLITGNLIPGKRLLLLSTGTGLAPFASLIKDPDVYENYETIVLAHGCRQVSELAYGEHVVEGLRSHEFLGPLIRDKLVYYPTVTREPFRNRGRITDLIASNQLFDDIGQSGLDIETDRIMLCGSPAMLEELPAMFSARGFVEGNHSQPGHFVIEKAFVER, encoded by the coding sequence ATGAGTGCATTTCAGAAGGAGACGGTTCTGTCGGTGAGGCACTGGACCGAGTCCCTGTTCAGCTTCACTGCGACGCGCGATCCCGGCTTCCGTTTCCAGAACGGCCAGTTCGCGATGATCGGCCTCGAGGTCGCGGGCAGGCCGTTGATGCGTGCCTACAGCATGGCAAGCGCCAATCATGAGGAAGCGCTCGAGTTTTTCTCGATCAAGGTGCAGGATGGCCCGCTGACGTCGCGCTTGCAGAAGATCAGGGAAGGCGACATCATCCTGGTCGGCCGCAAAGCCACGGGCACGCTGATCACCGGCAACCTTATTCCGGGAAAGCGCCTGCTGCTGCTGTCGACTGGAACAGGCCTTGCTCCCTTCGCGAGCCTGATCAAGGATCCCGATGTCTACGAGAATTACGAGACCATCGTGCTCGCCCATGGCTGCCGCCAGGTTTCCGAGCTCGCCTACGGCGAGCACGTGGTCGAGGGCCTGCGCAGCCACGAGTTCCTTGGACCGCTGATCCGCGACAAGCTCGTCTACTACCCGACCGTCACCCGCGAGCCGTTCAGGAATCGCGGCCGCATTACCGACCTGATCGCCTCGAACCAGCTGTTCGACGATATCGGCCAGTCTGGCCTCGATATCGAGACGGACCGCATCATGCTCTGCGGCAGCCCGGCGATGCTTGAGGAACTTCCCGCGATGTTCTCCGCGCGCGGCTTCGTCGAGGGCAATCACAGCCAGCCCGGCCATTTCGTGATCGAAAAGGCCTTTGTCGAGCGCTGA
- a CDS encoding fumarate reductase/succinate dehydrogenase flavoprotein subunit — protein MALDQIVDGLSEVSCDVLVIGGGTAGPMAALKAKLKNPKANVVLLEKANVKRSGAISMGMDGLNNAVIPGYATPEQYTKEITIANDGIVDQKAVYKYAQNCFGIIEELDSFGIRFLKNENGDYAVKKVHHIGTYVLPMPNGETVKKALYRQLRRARILISNRYMATRLLKSAGGRIAGAVSVNTRTAEMLVIRAKAVILCMGAAGRLGLPTSGYMFGTYENAANSGDGYAMAYHAGAALANLECFQINPLIKDYNGPACAYVAGPFGAYTANNEGSRFIECDYWSGQMMLEFYNELLSGKGPVFLQLKHLHPDTISEIESTLHKVERPTRGLFQQGRGIDYRSESIEMHISEIGFCSGHSASGVFVDDNARTTVPGLYAAGDMASVPHNYMLGAFTNGSVAGIDAMEFADSHDFAEFDAADVAMERNRVMAPTKRKDGIPPNQVEYKTRRLVNDYLQPPKVTRKYELGMRRLAEAREDMQERMIARNAHELLRALEVQSIMDCADMAAHASLYREESRWGLYHWRTDFPEKDNENWFCHTLLSKQDGKMTSEKRAVEPYVVPIADDEKDLYDKQRIRASA, from the coding sequence ATGGCACTAGATCAGATCGTCGACGGACTTTCGGAGGTTTCCTGCGATGTGCTGGTGATCGGCGGCGGCACGGCCGGCCCGATGGCGGCGCTAAAGGCGAAGCTGAAGAACCCGAAGGCCAACGTCGTCCTGCTCGAAAAAGCAAACGTCAAGCGTTCCGGCGCGATCTCGATGGGCATGGATGGCTTGAACAACGCAGTCATTCCCGGGTACGCGACGCCGGAGCAGTACACCAAGGAAATCACCATCGCCAACGACGGCATCGTTGACCAGAAGGCGGTCTATAAATACGCACAGAACTGCTTTGGCATCATCGAAGAGCTCGACAGTTTCGGCATCCGATTCCTGAAGAACGAGAACGGAGATTACGCCGTCAAGAAGGTGCACCACATCGGCACCTACGTTCTGCCGATGCCGAACGGCGAGACCGTGAAGAAGGCGCTTTATCGCCAGCTCCGCCGCGCCCGCATCCTGATCTCAAACCGCTACATGGCGACGCGGCTGCTCAAATCCGCCGGCGGACGCATTGCCGGCGCGGTCAGTGTCAACACCCGCACCGCCGAGATGCTGGTGATCAGGGCCAAGGCCGTGATCCTGTGCATGGGCGCCGCCGGCCGCCTGGGTCTACCGACCTCCGGCTACATGTTCGGCACTTACGAGAACGCCGCCAATTCCGGCGACGGCTACGCGATGGCCTATCACGCCGGCGCCGCGCTCGCGAATCTCGAGTGCTTCCAGATCAATCCGCTGATCAAGGATTATAACGGCCCGGCCTGCGCCTATGTCGCGGGTCCCTTCGGCGCCTACACGGCGAACAACGAAGGCTCGCGCTTCATCGAATGCGACTATTGGTCCGGCCAGATGATGTTGGAGTTTTACAACGAGCTGCTGTCCGGCAAGGGCCCGGTGTTCCTCCAGCTCAAGCATCTCCACCCCGACACCATCTCGGAAATCGAATCCACACTGCACAAGGTCGAGCGGCCGACGCGCGGGCTGTTCCAGCAAGGGCGGGGCATCGACTATCGCAGCGAGTCCATTGAGATGCATATCTCCGAGATCGGCTTCTGCTCCGGTCATAGCGCTTCCGGCGTGTTCGTCGACGACAATGCGCGCACCACGGTGCCCGGCCTCTACGCGGCCGGCGACATGGCGAGCGTGCCGCACAACTACATGCTCGGCGCTTTCACCAACGGCTCAGTCGCCGGCATCGACGCGATGGAGTTCGCCGATAGTCACGATTTTGCGGAATTCGACGCAGCCGACGTCGCGATGGAGCGCAACCGCGTCATGGCGCCGACGAAACGCAAGGATGGCATTCCGCCGAACCAGGTCGAGTACAAGACCCGCCGCCTGGTCAACGACTATCTCCAGCCGCCGAAAGTCACGCGCAAATACGAGCTCGGCATGCGCCGCCTCGCCGAGGCGCGGGAGGACATGCAGGAGCGCATGATCGCGCGCAACGCGCACGAATTGCTCCGCGCGCTCGAAGTGCAGTCGATCATGGACTGCGCCGACATGGCCGCGCACGCGTCGCTCTATCGCGAGGAGAGCCGCTGGGGCCTCTATCACTGGCGCACGGACTTCCCGGAGAAGGACAACGAGAACTGGTTCTGCCACACGCTTCTGTCCAAGCAGGACGGCAAGATGACCAGCGAGAAGCGCGCCGTCGAGCCTTACGTCGTGCCGATCGCCGACGACGAGAAGGACCTCTACGACAAGCAGCGCATTCGCGCCTCCGCCTGA
- a CDS encoding putative sulfate exporter family transporter translates to MSQNQASSPADAKPTTAASRLVALIPGILLCIAVAGVSALLEHLELGVFEHPYLEALVMAILLGMALRSFWKPAPRWQGGIAFSAKQLLEVAVMLLGASISFAAIAASGIALLVSIAAVVVIALCVSFGLSRMLGLSTRLSILIACGNSICGNSAIAAVAPIIGADSDEIASSISFTAVLGVMMVLGLPLLIPLLQLSATQYGILAGLTVYAVPQVLAATVPAGLVSTQIGTLVKLMRVLMLGPVVVGLSLVASRWQSDAKKTNVGFFRLVPWFILGFLALATLRSLEIVPATVVGPVTKITSFLTVVSMAALGLGVDVRVLANVGGRVTAAVMLSLMLLLGISIVLVHWFK, encoded by the coding sequence GTGTCGCAGAATCAAGCATCCAGCCCGGCTGACGCCAAGCCGACCACTGCCGCTAGCCGCCTCGTCGCGCTGATTCCCGGCATTCTCCTCTGTATCGCGGTGGCAGGTGTTTCAGCCCTGCTCGAGCACTTGGAGCTCGGCGTCTTCGAGCATCCCTATCTCGAGGCGCTGGTGATGGCGATCCTGCTCGGGATGGCGCTCCGCAGCTTCTGGAAGCCGGCGCCTCGCTGGCAGGGCGGCATCGCCTTCAGTGCCAAACAGCTTCTTGAAGTGGCGGTGATGCTGCTGGGCGCCTCCATCAGCTTCGCGGCCATCGCCGCCTCGGGCATCGCGCTTTTGGTGTCGATTGCAGCCGTTGTGGTGATCGCACTCTGCGTCTCATTCGGCCTCAGCCGCATGCTCGGCCTGTCGACGCGGCTGTCGATCCTGATCGCCTGCGGCAACTCGATCTGCGGCAATTCCGCGATCGCCGCCGTGGCACCGATCATCGGCGCCGACAGTGACGAGATCGCATCCTCGATCTCCTTCACGGCGGTCCTCGGCGTGATGATGGTGCTGGGCCTGCCGCTGTTGATCCCGCTGCTGCAACTATCGGCGACGCAATACGGCATCCTCGCGGGCCTTACGGTCTATGCGGTACCGCAGGTGCTGGCGGCGACGGTGCCGGCCGGCCTCGTCTCGACGCAGATCGGCACGCTCGTGAAGCTGATGCGCGTCTTGATGCTCGGGCCGGTGGTCGTCGGCCTGTCGCTCGTCGCCTCGCGCTGGCAGAGCGACGCCAAGAAGACCAATGTAGGCTTCTTCCGCCTGGTCCCGTGGTTCATCCTCGGCTTTCTCGCGCTGGCGACTCTGCGCTCCCTGGAGATCGTGCCGGCCACGGTGGTCGGGCCGGTGACGAAGATCACCAGCTTTCTCACCGTGGTGTCGATGGCCGCGCTCGGATTGGGCGTCGACGTGCGCGTGCTCGCCAATGTCGGGGGCAGGGTGACGGCCGCCGTGATGCTGTCGCTGATGCTGCTGCTCGGCATCAGCATCGTGCTGGTTCACTGGTTTAAGTGA
- a CDS encoding HEAT repeat domain-containing protein: MSSPFESYDDLEDADERLQAADPAERRVAIIALGHSGDSAAVAHLANMVADPDAGVRQQVAMALGEFGGPGAASALVKLLVDPEGIVAMAAADSMAEFKDPACAEIILPLVKHAHAFVRMGALRALKELRCRDTLKPALEALQDSDAAVRVQAIGVIGFLKLEESIPALTALINDPDAHVRRAAVSALAFSQMKPAAETITRALKDGDWMVREMAAETLGLNANGAIAADQLIASLADEFWQVRLKAIRSLGRMKIERAVRPIGNCVNHDQANLRKEAAAALGEIAHADGEAFLAAIADDPDPDVRKNARWALHQIAARKARAGA; the protein is encoded by the coding sequence ATGTCGAGCCCGTTCGAATCCTACGACGATCTCGAGGACGCCGATGAGCGGCTTCAAGCCGCCGACCCAGCCGAACGTCGCGTCGCCATCATCGCGCTCGGCCATTCCGGCGATTCCGCAGCGGTTGCACATCTCGCCAACATGGTGGCCGATCCCGACGCCGGCGTGCGCCAGCAGGTCGCGATGGCGCTGGGTGAGTTCGGCGGGCCGGGGGCGGCAAGCGCGCTGGTGAAGCTGCTGGTCGATCCCGAGGGAATCGTGGCGATGGCCGCAGCCGACAGCATGGCCGAGTTCAAGGATCCGGCGTGCGCCGAGATCATCCTGCCGCTGGTGAAACATGCTCACGCCTTCGTCCGCATGGGCGCGCTGCGCGCGCTGAAGGAACTGCGCTGCAGGGACACGCTGAAGCCGGCGCTCGAAGCGCTCCAGGACTCCGATGCCGCGGTGCGCGTGCAGGCAATCGGCGTGATCGGTTTCCTCAAGCTGGAAGAATCCATCCCCGCGCTGACCGCACTGATCAACGACCCCGACGCGCATGTGCGCCGTGCCGCCGTGAGCGCGCTGGCGTTCTCGCAGATGAAGCCGGCGGCCGAAACGATCACGCGTGCGCTAAAGGACGGCGACTGGATGGTGCGGGAGATGGCGGCGGAAACGCTGGGCCTGAACGCCAATGGCGCGATCGCGGCCGACCAGCTCATCGCCTCGCTCGCTGACGAATTCTGGCAGGTGCGGCTGAAGGCGATCCGCAGCCTTGGCCGGATGAAGATTGAGCGCGCGGTGCGCCCGATCGGCAATTGCGTCAATCACGATCAGGCCAATTTGCGGAAAGAGGCAGCCGCCGCGCTCGGCGAGATCGCGCATGCCGACGGCGAGGCATTCCTGGCCGCGATCGCCGATGATCCGGATCCGGATGTCCGCAAGAATGCGCGTTGGGCGCTGCACCAGATCGCGGCCCGCAAAGCGCGGGCAGGGGCATAG
- a CDS encoding ABC transporter substrate-binding protein: MVRHLPTLSIAMSVTSLALLVAQPASAETVTLGIGTQDTTTNTVTAGIVIRQLHLLEKYLPKDGKYANIKFELEWQNFTSGPPVTNAMMANKLQIGMMGDYPLIVNGFTFESNPESKSRLIGVAAYSLEGSGNGIVVHKDSPYYDLADLKGKLVSVPFGSAAHGMVLKAMQDRGYTADFFQLVSQSPEVGSTNLQEKKIDAHADFVPFAELLPFRGFARKIFDGVETNLPTWHGIVVRTDFAEKYPEVVVAYFKALIAANQWLRDDPKLAAEKIQEWTGINKEVVYIFLGPSGNMTTDPTIKPALIDAAAIDVKVLQNLGRMKEFDPKKWVDDSYIRKAYAEMKLDYDAQLASTKNYEISGQDSFCKKPIIEPRKAGEVWVDGIGILPFSSAGCTLGAYADFKAKGKKIDVAYVFDTTRGIKLFADQAFFAVGKSDVAPFLLKKDAEAYAAKIGGKVLGFEEAVKAAVGGGKT, translated from the coding sequence ATGGTCCGCCATCTTCCCACGCTCTCGATCGCGATGTCGGTGACGTCGCTGGCGCTTCTAGTCGCACAGCCGGCCTCCGCGGAAACCGTCACGCTCGGCATAGGAACGCAGGACACCACCACCAACACGGTGACTGCCGGCATCGTCATCCGCCAATTGCATCTCTTGGAAAAGTACCTGCCGAAGGACGGCAAGTACGCCAATATCAAGTTCGAGCTGGAGTGGCAGAACTTCACCTCGGGTCCGCCCGTCACCAACGCGATGATGGCGAACAAGCTGCAGATCGGCATGATGGGCGACTATCCGCTGATCGTTAACGGGTTCACCTTCGAGAGCAACCCCGAGAGCAAGAGCCGGCTGATCGGCGTTGCCGCCTACAGCCTCGAAGGCTCCGGCAACGGCATCGTCGTTCACAAGGACTCGCCCTATTACGATCTCGCCGATCTCAAGGGCAAGCTCGTCAGTGTGCCCTTCGGCTCAGCTGCGCATGGCATGGTGCTGAAGGCGATGCAGGATCGCGGCTACACCGCGGATTTCTTCCAGCTCGTGAGCCAGAGCCCGGAGGTCGGCTCGACCAACCTGCAGGAGAAGAAGATCGACGCGCATGCCGATTTCGTTCCCTTCGCCGAGCTCTTGCCCTTCCGCGGCTTCGCGCGGAAGATCTTCGACGGCGTCGAAACGAACCTGCCGACGTGGCACGGCATCGTGGTGCGAACCGATTTTGCGGAGAAGTATCCCGAAGTCGTTGTCGCCTACTTCAAGGCGCTGATCGCTGCCAACCAATGGCTGCGCGATGATCCCAAGCTCGCCGCCGAAAAGATCCAGGAATGGACCGGCATCAACAAGGAAGTCGTCTACATCTTCCTCGGCCCGAGCGGCAACATGACCACCGATCCCACGATCAAGCCGGCGCTGATCGATGCGGCCGCAATCGACGTCAAGGTGCTGCAAAACCTCGGCCGCATGAAGGAATTCGATCCGAAGAAGTGGGTCGATGATTCCTACATCCGCAAGGCCTATGCCGAGATGAAGCTCGACTACGACGCGCAGCTTGCGAGCACTAAGAACTACGAAATCTCGGGCCAGGACAGCTTCTGCAAGAAGCCCATCATCGAACCGCGCAAGGCCGGCGAGGTCTGGGTCGACGGCATTGGCATTCTGCCCTTCTCGTCGGCTGGCTGCACATTGGGGGCTTATGCCGACTTCAAGGCAAAGGGCAAGAAGATCGACGTGGCCTATGTCTTCGACACGACCCGCGGCATCAAGCTGTTCGCCGACCAGGCCTTCTTCGCGGTCGGCAAGAGCGACGTCGCCCCGTTCCTGCTCAAGAAGGACGCGGAAGCCTATGCCGCCAAGATCGGTGGCAAGGTGCTCGGCTTCGAGGAAGCAGTGAAGGCAGCCGTCGGCGGAGGCAAGACGTGA
- a CDS encoding ferredoxin family protein, with translation MPLASHQTSVPVVVDDAKCIADKGCTVCVDVCPLDVLRISDMTNKAYMAYDECWYCMPCEADCPTGAVTVNIPYLLR, from the coding sequence ATGCCTCTCGCGTCCCATCAGACATCGGTACCGGTGGTCGTCGACGACGCCAAATGCATCGCGGACAAGGGCTGCACCGTCTGCGTCGACGTCTGCCCGCTCGACGTGCTCCGCATCAGCGACATGACGAACAAGGCGTACATGGCATATGACGAGTGCTGGTATTGCATGCCCTGCGAAGCGGATTGCCCGACCGGCGCTGTCACCGTCAACATTCCCTACTTGCTGAGGTGA
- a CDS encoding gamma-butyrobetaine hydroxylase-like domain-containing protein: MTMTALVAPTAADYEAGADPASLVIRTTQDDSLSVPAETLRLSCKCAHCTRARFDGRFPERFPGIAITEIGDLGYGLNISFSDGHNRGIYPKPYLLSLANR; encoded by the coding sequence ATGACCATGACCGCATTGGTGGCACCGACCGCGGCCGACTACGAAGCCGGCGCCGATCCGGCGTCGCTCGTCATCCGTACCACGCAGGACGATTCGCTGAGCGTTCCCGCCGAAACACTCCGCCTCTCCTGCAAATGCGCCCACTGCACCCGCGCCCGCTTCGACGGCCGCTTCCCCGAACGCTTCCCCGGCATCGCCATCACCGAGATCGGCGATCTCGGCTACGGGCTGAACATCTCGTTCTCGGATGGGCACAATCGGGGAATTTACCCGAAGCCGTATCTGTTGAGCCTGGCGAACCGTTAG
- a CDS encoding ABC transporter permease has translation MSSPALLRHPEDGMPATAIAEAGPAPAITSASAPSFGTLALRWYRLNRVGLRATAIGVISLLAFLLLWHLLTTYRMVFFVRFTNVPTPLAVYASFTKAIHDPKFLLHIALSCRRIFIGFSLAAIVGVPLGLIMGRFKLVHEVIFPVAEVLRPIPAIAWVPMAIMLWPTNEQSIVFITFLGSFFPILVNTLHGMSLVDPVLVRAAQCLGARERSIFREVYFPASLPHIFTGLTVGMGVAWVSLIAAEMISGQYGIGYFTWEAYSLVQYADIALGMIAIGVLGLGSSLLIRAAGQLVMPWRST, from the coding sequence GTGAGCAGCCCCGCCCTCCTGAGGCATCCCGAGGACGGCATGCCGGCCACAGCCATCGCGGAGGCGGGCCCCGCGCCCGCCATCACATCAGCCTCGGCACCCTCTTTCGGAACGCTCGCGCTGCGATGGTACCGGCTCAACCGGGTGGGACTGCGCGCGACCGCGATCGGTGTGATCTCGCTGCTCGCATTCCTCCTGCTCTGGCATCTGCTCACGACCTATCGCATGGTGTTCTTCGTGCGCTTCACCAACGTACCCACGCCGCTCGCGGTCTATGCGAGCTTCACCAAGGCGATCCACGACCCCAAATTCCTGCTGCACATCGCACTGAGCTGCCGGCGCATCTTCATCGGATTCTCGCTTGCGGCCATCGTCGGCGTGCCCCTCGGCCTGATCATGGGTCGCTTCAAGCTGGTGCATGAGGTGATCTTCCCGGTGGCCGAAGTGCTGCGGCCGATTCCGGCCATTGCCTGGGTGCCAATGGCGATCATGCTGTGGCCGACCAACGAGCAGAGCATCGTCTTCATCACCTTCCTCGGCTCGTTCTTCCCGATCCTGGTCAACACACTGCACGGCATGTCGCTGGTCGATCCGGTGCTGGTCCGCGCCGCCCAATGCCTCGGCGCGCGGGAACGCTCGATCTTCCGCGAGGTTTATTTTCCGGCGTCATTGCCGCACATCTTCACCGGCCTCACGGTCGGCATGGGTGTAGCCTGGGTTTCGCTGATCGCCGCCGAGATGATCTCCGGGCAATACGGCATCGGCTACTTCACCTGGGAGGCCTATTCGCTGGTCCAGTATGCCGACATCGCGCTTGGTATGATCGCGATCGGCGTGCTCGGCCTCGGATCGAGCCTGCTGATCAGGGCCGCGGGGCAATTGGTGATGCCGTGGAGGTCGACATGA